The Sorghum bicolor cultivar BTx623 chromosome 6, Sorghum_bicolor_NCBIv3, whole genome shotgun sequence genome contains the following window.
gttcgcaagctacgaactcgatggtgacgcaagacacagacaaggtttttatccaggttcggccgccgtgtgggcataatacctacgtcctgcgtctgcgtctgattgtattgctgtgtgTTGAGTTGAATTGTTTAAGGgggttcccttgcctctctttatatagtccagagggcagggttacagatttgtatactaatcctagtcagttacaattgccatagataatgcgatatcaattcctatgctaaccgactagaatcctgcttaatctgtacgtcttgtttccttgcgtgtaACTCCGAgctgttggatcaagcctcaaactgcttcgtaatgggccaaatctcctggtccaagtctagccgtaagggtatagtggtttatacccccacaacctCCAAATACAATAGTGGTAATTCTTTTTTCTAGTTCTTTTATTTAATAAAGGGTAAACGGATAAATCCataattatgaaaatattttggttGGTATGGTTAGGGTGTATAATTCAAGTAGTATGGTTAAATGTATATTTTCTTGTTAGGGTTCATTGAGTTCATTATGCGTATCTGCCGCCGTTCTTGGATCGTCTTCGGCATCGTTGTTTGTCCGTGGGAGGACCTCAACGCACTGCGCCGCTCCGGCATCATCTTTGGCGAGATCCGGGCCTGACCCCTCCTTACCAACCCTCAGCTCCCCAACCGAGCACATGGAGGGGGCAGTGGCGGGATAGGAGTTGAGGTTTGATAGGACCTTGTACAATGACGTTATTACCCTTTCACGAATTAAATCAAGAAAACAATGATATTTAGCGGTGGCGACGCGAAGCGATTGGAAGCGCAAATTTGAAACTTTTCTTTCCGTAGTGTTGATGACAGCGATTTAGAAGCATGATAATCAATGTCTAATTAGGAGCCTGTATTATGTTTAAAAGGAGCTAGTGCCAGTAATAGAAAAATAAAGATTTTGCAGCCATAGCATTGACAGTTACATCTATATATTGCAGTATGATGATGCTCCGAAACATGTATTTGACACATATATACATCGGCATAGATGAAAATTGGGAGGACCTTCCTACAAAgataatattctgcataatatcATATATTTGATGACTGCCGTGACTCGTGAGTTTTGGTACACAGGTAACTACTCACTGATAATGAAATGCCCTAGCATTTTTTAGGTAATATAGAAAGCCACTTCCATAAGTAGCTAGGCATGAATACATACCACATACGTAAGCATATACTCTATTACCTAGAGTATGACCTGTTTCTTTTAAGGCTGGAACCTGGCCGGAAACAGTAGCAGCAGAGGCATGCAGTATTCAGTAACATTACATTACGGTGCAGGCGCCATAGGGCGGGCTGTCATCGCAGACGATCATCGGGTACGGCATGGTCGTCGGCAGCGGCTGGTACGGCGGGTAGCCGCCGCAGTAGCACGATGGCCACGTGGGGCACTGGCACGCCGGCGGTTTCGACGGCGGAGGTGGTGGCGCCGGCGGTTCCGGCGCCGGCGGCTTCGGCTGGCACCCACAGTGAGGCATTGGGCAGCTGCACGGCCATGCACCGGGCTGTGGGCACGGGAACGGGTAAGGGTAATAAGGGTATATCAGCTTGCATGAAAGTGGCTCTGGCTTGGGCGGTTTGGGTGGTTCAGGTGACTTTTTTGGTGTCGGCTTGGCGACCTCGATGTTCTTGATGATTCTTCCAGCCTTGCACCACAGCTTGCTGGACAGCTTGTTGGCGTCGAATGGGCCTGTGACGAAAACCTTGTCCTTCTCGTACACGATCTTCTCGATGACGAACTCTCCTTCTATGCCATGAAAAAGTGATCATATGTATTAACCGTGATGATGAGTCGATCGAGCAGATAGACTGAGCTACAGACATAGTGATAGTATATATGATGTGAATTATTGAAAGATGGTGTGCATGCCTTGTTGGATGCAGCAGAGGATCTTCTGGATCTTGCTGCTGCAGCGGCAGCACTCTAGGTTGACGGTGATGATGAGCGTCGCCATGATTATATCTCTGCAGTAtatcaacaaaaaaaatatgcaATGAACCAGGCAACAATGCAGGTGATTTCTTCCGACGAGCAGAGCATCTCTGATTCTCTGCTGTAAGCTGTTTCAGAGGACCACCTCAGATCAAGTGTACGTAGTAAGGCCTagagatttattatttgagctcacctttgctTTGCAAGCCGGCCGACGACTCTGAAGAAAAATGCAGGTGAGATTTCCGATCGATGAGCAGAGCAGGTGGGTGGATCCCGGCCGCCGCCGGTGATGAGTGATCGATCAGCGAGGTGCATCCGTGCGCGTTATTATAGCACAAGCACAGGTGCGCCTAGGAAGCATTTGGTGGGGGGATCACATCCGGATGGTTGGGGACTTTGAATGCCGTTTGGAACCAAGGATGGCGAAAGCCACAGACCGTGTCGACGGCTGCGATTCCCATTGTTTTGTTTGGATGCTGCGTGATCGACCGATCCCAGGGCTGAGAACGGCAGCCCCGTCCATTCACGGGCGCAGTGCCCG
Protein-coding sequences here:
- the LOC8072044 gene encoding protein PYRICULARIA ORYZAE RESISTANCE 21 isoform X3; this translates as MHLADRSLITGGGRDPPTCSAHRSEISPAFFFRVVGRLAKQRDIIMATLIITVNLECCRCSSKIQKILCCIQQEGEFVIEKIVYEKDKVFVTGPFDANKLSSKLWCKAGRIIKNIEVAKPTPKKSPEPPKPPKPEPLSCKLIYPYYPYPFPCPQPGAWPCSCPMPHCGCQPKPPAPEPPAPPPPPSKPPACQCPTWPSCYCGGYPPYQPLPTTMPYPMIVCDDSPPYGACTVM
- the LOC8072044 gene encoding protein PYRICULARIA ORYZAE RESISTANCE 21 isoform X1; protein product: MHLADRSLITGGGRDPPTCSAHRSEISPAFFFRVVGRLAKQSLQQRIRDALLVGRNHLHCCLVHCIFFLLIYCRDIIMATLIITVNLECCRCSSKIQKILCCIQQEGEFVIEKIVYEKDKVFVTGPFDANKLSSKLWCKAGRIIKNIEVAKPTPKKSPEPPKPPKPEPLSCKLIYPYYPYPFPCPQPGAWPCSCPMPHCGCQPKPPAPEPPAPPPPPSKPPACQCPTWPSCYCGGYPPYQPLPTTMPYPMIVCDDSPPYGACTVM
- the LOC8072044 gene encoding protein PYRICULARIA ORYZAE RESISTANCE 21 isoform X2 — encoded protein: MHLADRSLITGGGRDPPTCSAHRSEISPAFFFRVVGRLAKQSLQQRIRDALLVGRNHLHCCLVHCIFFLLIYCRDIIMATLIITVNLECCRCSSKIQKILCCIQQGEFVIEKIVYEKDKVFVTGPFDANKLSSKLWCKAGRIIKNIEVAKPTPKKSPEPPKPPKPEPLSCKLIYPYYPYPFPCPQPGAWPCSCPMPHCGCQPKPPAPEPPAPPPPPSKPPACQCPTWPSCYCGGYPPYQPLPTTMPYPMIVCDDSPPYGACTVM
- the LOC8072044 gene encoding protein PYRICULARIA ORYZAE RESISTANCE 21 isoform X4, translated to MHLADRSLITGGGRDPPTCSAHRSEISPAFFFRVVGRLAKQRDIIMATLIITVNLECCRCSSKIQKILCCIQQGEFVIEKIVYEKDKVFVTGPFDANKLSSKLWCKAGRIIKNIEVAKPTPKKSPEPPKPPKPEPLSCKLIYPYYPYPFPCPQPGAWPCSCPMPHCGCQPKPPAPEPPAPPPPPSKPPACQCPTWPSCYCGGYPPYQPLPTTMPYPMIVCDDSPPYGACTVM